A window of the Pedobacter frigiditerrae genome harbors these coding sequences:
- the secG gene encoding preprotein translocase subunit SecG has product MVTFLIILLIIFCIALGGFVLIQNPKGGGLATGGSGSNMFGVQRTGDVLEKGTWVLLTLIVVCSLAITTVGKSGSGASAGASKIDDKISKQANPSILGGGNKTAPPAATPAKAGDTTKK; this is encoded by the coding sequence ATGGTAACCTTTTTAATCATTTTATTAATTATTTTTTGCATCGCATTAGGTGGATTTGTTTTAATACAAAACCCAAAAGGTGGTGGTTTGGCTACTGGCGGTTCTGGTAGTAACATGTTTGGTGTACAACGTACTGGTGACGTTTTAGAAAAAGGAACATGGGTATTGTTAACCTTAATTGTAGTTTGTTCATTAGCAATTACCACTGTTGGTAAATCTGGTAGTGGTGCATCTGCAGGCGCTTCTAAAATTGACGATAAAATTAGCAAACAGGCTAATCCATCTATTTTAGGCGGTGGCAATAAAACTGCTCCACCAGCTGCAACTCCTGCAAAAGCTGGAGATACAACTAAAAAGTAA
- a CDS encoding LptE family protein: MKKIILFLAVVISLSGCYTFKGASIPPEMKTVNITLFENKAPLVIPTLSNDFTESLKLYIRNQSSLTTTQQQEADASFSGEITGYDIKPISIQDNTRPVAGANRLTITVRVKYINNIKDHEKEGFDESFTAFTDFSLAGQSLQSIQDKLIKEVNVKLTENIFNRAFAQW, from the coding sequence ATGAAGAAAATCATATTGTTTTTAGCAGTTGTTATTTCACTAAGCGGATGTTATACATTTAAAGGGGCTTCTATTCCACCTGAAATGAAAACCGTTAATATTACACTTTTCGAAAATAAAGCTCCTCTAGTTATCCCAACTTTAAGTAATGATTTTACCGAATCCTTGAAATTATACATCCGTAATCAAAGTAGTTTAACTACTACACAACAGCAAGAGGCAGATGCAAGCTTTAGTGGTGAAATTACAGGTTATGACATAAAGCCTATTTCAATTCAGGACAATACCAGACCAGTTGCTGGTGCCAACCGTTTAACCATAACTGTCAGGGTTAAATATATCAATAACATTAAAGACCATGAAAAAGAAGGCTTTGATGAAAGTTTTACAGCCTTTACAGATTTTTCGTTGGCAGGTCAATCTTTGCAATCCATTCAAGATAAATTGATTAAGGAAGTAAACGTAAAGCTTACCGAAAATATATTTAATCGTGCTTTCGCACAATGGTAA